A region from the Drosophila takahashii strain IR98-3 E-12201 chromosome 2L, DtakHiC1v2, whole genome shotgun sequence genome encodes:
- the Gs1 gene encoding glutamine synthetase 1, mitochondrial codes for MAFRVAGLFLKKELVAPATQQLRLLRTSNAARSQFLANSPNTALDKSILQRYRNLETPANRVQATYLWIDGTGENIRLKDRVLDKVPSAVEDLPDWQYDGSSTYQAHGENSDTTLKPRAIYRDPFKPGKNDVIVLCDTYSADGKPTASNKRAAFQAGVDKIGDQEPWFGIEQEYTLLDVDGRPFGWPENGFPAPQGPYYCGVGADRVYARDLVEAHAVACLYAGIDFAGTNAEVMPAQWEYQVGPSSGLKASDDLWVSRYILQRIAEEYGVVVTFDPKPMEGQWNGAGAHTNFSTKAMRADGGIKAIEEAIEKLSKQHERHIKAYDPKEGKDNERRLVGRLETSSIDKFSWGVANRAVSVRVPRGVATAGKGYFEDRRPSSNCDPYAVCGAIVRTCLLNE; via the coding sequence ATGGCATTCCGCGTGGCCGGACTCTTCCTGAAGAAGGAGCTGGTGGCTCCCGCAACGCAGCAACTGCGCTTGCTGCGCACCTCCAACGCGGCTCGTTCCCAGTTCTTGGCCAACTCGCCCAACACGGCGCTGGACAAGAGCATCCTGCAGCGGTACCGCAACCTGGAGACGCCCGCCAACCGGGTGCAGGCCACTTACCTGTGGATCGACGGCACCGGCGAGAACATCCGCCTCAAGGATCGCGTCCTGGACAAGGTGCCCAGTGCCGTGGAGGACCTGCCGGACTGGCAGTACGACGGCAGCTCCACCTACCAGGCGCACGGCGAGAACTCGGACACCACGCTCAAGCCACGCGCCATCTACCGCGATCCCTTCAAGCCCGGCAAGAACGACGTGATTGTCCTGTGCGACACCTACAGCGCCGACGGCAAGCCGACGGCCTCGAACAAGCGTGCCGCGTTCCAGGCGGGCGTCGACAAGATCGGCGACCAGGAGCCCTGGTTCGGCATCGAGCAGGAGTACACGCTGCTGGACGTGGACGGTCGTCCCTTCGGCTGGCCGGAGAACGGATTCCCGGCCCCGCAAGGACCCTACTACTGCGGCGTGGGCGCCGACCGCGTCTACGCCCGCGATCTCGTCGAGGCCCATGCCGTGGCCTGCTTGTATGCCGGGATCGACTTCGCCGGCACCAATGCCGAGGTGATGCCCGCCCAGTGGGAGTACCAGGTGGGTCCGAGCAGCGGCCTGAAGGCCAGTGACGACCTGTGGGTGTCGCGCTACATCCTGCAGCGCATCGCCGAGGAGTACGGCGTGGTGGTGACCTTCGACCCCAAGCCGATGGAGGGCCAGTGGAACGGAGCCGGAGCGCACACCAACTTCTCCACGAAGGCGATGCGGGCCGATGGCGGCATCAAGGCCATCGAGGAGGCCATCGAGAAGCTGAGCAAGCAGCACGAGCGGCACATCAAGGCCTACGACCCCAAGGAGGGCAAGGACAACGAGCGGCGCCTGGTGGGTCGCCTGGAGACCTCCAGCATCGACAAGTTCTCGTGGGGAGTGGCCAACCGCGCCGTGAGTGTGCGCGTGCCACGTGGCGTGGCGACGGCCGGCAAGGGATACTTCGAGGATCGGCGGCCCAGCTCCAACTGCGATCCCTACGCCGTGTGTGGTGCCATCGTCCGCACCTGTCTGCTCAACGAGTAG
- the LOC108062518 gene encoding uncharacterized protein: MEADKLPVIHDLSEVLEPHFPGARLLSYRTSSLTQPGDNYGSVLMAIQAQLQRSDGELFEEQLVAKVPPTDPKYWQFFQPERTCLTENAVYKILAPALANLQDEAGIPAERQFSGFSRYYGSRVSLDSDSLKVDQNAVLVLENLRSSGYVSGKRLIAYDLPHTLLALRYMAEFHALPLALRLLRPEVFRDRVRPFLEKFDWHAAAPEWKAVMKAETLEDVRRATDNDAKLLARVKELSDQFFEFLSAAPERPDGPFTSIIHCDFWINNLMFRYGPAGTPVGLKIIDFQTAQYDSVVHDIISFLLSSVDTAILEIQFEHMLEVYFEAFVCCLRRVGADLEDHTFEKFREEVKRVAYIQVPHAIFMTRFILADSAVSESEEDRQLSDVLKNSGSERIGRKLSKILDLAQKFDILY; encoded by the exons ATGGAGGCGGATAAGTTGCCCGTAATTCACGATCTTTCTGAGGTGCTTGAACCGCACTTCCCAGGGGCCCGTCTCCTTAGTTACCGGACGAGCAGCCTGACGCAACCGGGTGACAACTACGGAAGCGTTCTTATGGCGATCCAGGCCCAGCTGCAGCGATCGGACGGGGAGCTGTTCGAGGAGCAGCTAGTGGCCAAGGTGCCACCGACTGACCCCAAGTACTGGCAGTTCTTTCAGCCCGAGCGGACCTGCCTCACTGAAAACGCCGTCTACAAGATTTTGGCCCCTGCCCTGGCCAATCTTCAAGATGAAGCAGGCATCCCCGCGGAGAGGCAGTTCAGCGGGTTCTCCCGCTATTACGGCTCTCGCGTGTCCCTGGATTCCGATTCCTTAAAGGTGGATCAGAATGCCGTACTGGTGCTGGAGAACTTGCGGAGCAGCGGCTACGTTTCCGGGAAGAGGTTGATAGCCTACGACCTGCCCCACACGCTTCTAGCCCTGAGATACATGGCTGAGTTCCACGCCCTTCCTCTGGCCCTACGACTTCTCAGGCCCGAGGTTTTCCGGGATCGGGTTCGACCCTTCCTTGAAAAGTTTGATTGGCATGCCGCGGCGCCCGAGTGGAAGGCCGTAATGAAGGCGGAGACCCTGGAGGACGTTCGACGAGCCACCGACAACGACGCCAAGCTGCTAGCCCGTGTAAAGGAGTTATCAGATCAGTTTTTCGAATTCCTATCCGCCGCCCCCGAGAGACCCGATGGTCCCTTCACAAGCATTATCCACTGTGACTTCTGGATAAATAATCTCATGTTTCGTTACG GGCCAGCAGGAACACCCGTGGGGCTGAAAATTATCGACTTCCAAACGGCCCAGTACGATTCCGTGGTGCATGACATAATCTCGTTTTTGTTATCAAGCGTTGATACGGCTATCTTGGAGATACAATTTGAACACATGTTGGAAGTCTACTTCGAGGCTTTTGTGTGTTGTCTTCGCCGTGTGGGAGCTGATTTGGAGGATCACACCTTCGAGAA GTTCCGAGAGGAGGTGAAGCGGGTGGCGTATATTCAAGTTCCCCACGCCATCTTCATGACGCGCTTCATTTTGGCCGACAGTGCGGTCAGCGAGTCAGAGGAAGACCGCCAGCTTTCGGatgttctgaagaattcgggATCGGAGCGCATAGGCCGAAAACTAAGCAAAATTTTGGACTTGGCTCAAAAGTTTGACATTTTGTACTAG
- the ovm gene encoding uncharacterized protein ovm, translating to MAVSLGKMRATWGTVVTITAWMVLLKLRESKSKESCYYVAFTYANWTDDRPRFVVNMTFSNQSGIGSVTTINEEIASPVSRILILQHSGREKARTIYNASTKLCDLQNVFNAVPLFKPAKDNMLKQSNYSLSCPLVKGTYAMNNMRVSPKNPLLSLLYQPKHSFSVKGGLFEEIRGRRLRPLSTYFMTGKVIKKSCGSNE from the exons ATGGCTGTCAGTCTTGGGAAAATGCGCGCTACGTGGGGAACAGTAGTGACCATCACGGCTTGGATGGTGCTGCTGAAGCTCCGGGAGTCAAAGAGCAAGGAG AGCTGTTATTATGTGGCATTCACTTACGCCAATTGGACGGATGACCGACCGCGGTTTGTGGTAAACATGACGTTCTCGAACCAGTCTGGCATCGGCTCTGTCACCACCATCAACGAGGAGATCGCCTCCCCGGTCTCCCGCATCCTGATCCTCCAGCACTCCGGCCGGGAGAAGGCTCGCACCATATACAACGCCTCCACCAAGCTGTGCGATCTGCAGAACGTGTTCAACGCAGTGCCGCTTTTCAAGCCCGCCAAGGACAACATGCTCAAGCAAAGTAACTACTCGCTGAGCTGTCCGCTGGTCAAGGGCACCTACGCCATGAACAACATGCGCGTCAGCCCCAAGAACCCACTTCTGAGCCTCCTCTACCAACCTAAGCACTCCTTCTCCGTGAAGGGCGGATTGTTCGAGGAAATTCGTGGTCGCCGGCTGAGGCCACTGTCCACCTATTTCATGACAGGAAAGGTAATCAAAAAGTCTTGTGGGTCCAATGAATAA
- the LOC108062020 gene encoding RNA-binding protein 7 — MDLQALMQQMYSGATGMPMMMPPPHLNGYGYGMAALQQQPFCPFPLNGNGDQLAEELEDDDEEEDEEQRTLFCGNLDERVTEEILYEVFLQAGPIEGVRIPTDNKGRQRNFGFVTYQRLCAVPFALELYQGLELFQKKVNIKQQGADKAKQPPAFTQSRLRNPFTLEGPPQASPPRHARHSLHGAKPYDRHPYGNNGDQRRRSDSSVMERNRPRTHPQQHHQHMQGGNRRSDQRHNQKRRLL; from the coding sequence ATGGACTTGCAGGCGTTAATGCAGCAAATGTACAGCGGTGCGACGGGGATGCCGATGATGATGCCCCCACCGCACCTGAACGGGTACGGATACGGCATGGCGGCCCTCCAGCAGCAGCCCTTTTGCCCGTTTCCCCTCAACGGAAACGGCGACCAGTTGGCCGAGGAACtggaggacgacgacgaggaggaggacgaggagcagCGCACGCTCTTCTGCGGCAATCTCGACGAGCGCGTGACGGAGGAGATCCTGTACGAGGTGTTCCTGCAGGCCGGTCCCATCGAGGGAGTGCGCATACCCACGGACAACAAGGGGCGGCAGCGGAACTTCGGATTCGTGACCTACCAGCGCCTCTGCGCCGTGCCCTTTGCCCTGGAATTGTACCAGGGCCTGGAACTGTTCCAGAAGAAGGTGAACATCAAGCAGCAGGGCGCCGACAAGGCCAAGCAGCCACCTGCCTTCACCCAGAGTCGCCTGCGCAATCCCTTCACGCTGGAGGGACCTCCGCAGGCGTCGCCTCCGCGCCACGCCCGCCACAGTTTGCACGGCGCCAAGCCCTACGACCGCCATCCCTACGGGAACAACGGAGATCAGAGGCGGCGCAGCGACAGTTCCGTCATGGAACGCAACCGGCCGAGGACGCACCCACAGCAACATCACCAGCACATGCAAGGCGGTAACCGAAGGTCGGACCAGCGACACAACCAAAAACGTCGATTGCTCTGA
- the LOC108062508 gene encoding uncharacterized protein — translation MGEVPKITDLPQVIEPHLPEGCTLESYDTRYLTKPGDNYGSIMLALQAKIRSADGAVRDLPLIAKLPPLTNDLYWQIFQPERTCITENAVYQYLSRELDKLQLQSGILPAQLFDGFPRYYGSRISLDPRASKVDRDAVLIQENVTVRDFRPGNRHKPYNLAETVLILHSLAQYHALPIALRLKKPQVYEEYVRPYFKKFDMNANIDATEKEQMNGEILKDIALVSSDERDVKRVKELLDIFDAFQAGKDVEDGLFTTLVHGDLWINNMMLKYDEEGTPIKVKIVDFQIAQYGSLVHDVIFLLFSSVDVNVLEENYYNFLTIYYNAFIQTLRSVDVDTSNYSLEIFLEEVKRTAYIQLPHAIFMMKVILADNSTIPENFKDVDFSVLSKNTGIKTIVAKFDAILRLAKKFNIFY, via the exons ATGGGAGAAGTTCCGAAGATCACGGACTTGCCACAGGTGATCGAGCCTCACCTGCCGGAAGGCTGCACCTTGGAGTCGTACGACACTCGCTACCTGACCAAACCGGGCGACAACTATGGCAGCATCATGTTGGCCCTGCAGGCAAAGATCCGCAGTGCAGACGGTGCTGTTCGGGACCTGCCGCTCATAGCCAAACTGCCGCCCCTCACCAACGATCTGTACTGGCAGATCTTCCAGCCCGAGCGAACCTGCATCACGGAGAACGCGGTCTACCAGTACTTGTCACGTGAGCTGGACAAGTTGCAGCTGCAGTCGGGCATCCTGCCGGCACAACTCTTCGATGGCTTCCCGCGGTACTACGGCTCCCGAATTTCGCTGGATCCTCGAGCCTCGAAAGTGGATCGGGATGCCGTTCTCATCCAGGAGAACGTCACCGTGCGCGACTTCCGGCCGGGCAACAGACACAAGCCGTACAATCTGGCCGAAACGGTGCTCATCCTGCACTCCCTGGCCCAATACCACGCCCTGCCCATCGCTCTGCGTCTGAAGAAGCCGCAGGTGTACGAGGAATACGTGCGACCGTACTTCAAGAAGTTCGATATGAACGCCAATATTGATGCGACCGAAAAGGAACAGATGAACGGTGAGATTCTGAAGGACATCGCGTTGGTAAGCAGCGATGAACGGGACGTGAAGCGTGTCAAGGAGCTGCTCGACATTTTCGACGCCTTTCAAGCTGGCAAGGATGTGGAAGACGGTCTGTTTACTACCCTTGTGCACGGAGATCTATGGATAAATAATATGATGTTGAAATACG ACGAGGAAGGCACTCCAATCAAGGTGAAAATCGTCGACTTTCAAATCGCGCAGTACGGATCATTGGTGCACGATGTCATCTTTCTGCTCTTCTCGAGCGTGGACGTAAACGTTCTGGAGGAGAACTACTACAATTTCCTGACCATCTACTACAACGCCTTTATTCAGACCTTGCGAAGCGTTGATGTGGACACCAGCAACTATTCACTCGAGAT ATTCCTGGAAGAGGTCAAGCGGACTGCATACATCCAGCTGCCTCATGCCATCTTTATGATGAAGGTAATCCTGGCTGATAACAGCACGATTCCTGAAAACTTTAAGGACGTGGACTTTTCCGTGTTGTCCAAGAATACTGGAATAAAAACGATTGTGGCGAAATTCGACGCTATCTTGCGACTGGCAAagaagtttaatattttttactga
- the LOC108062454 gene encoding ATP-binding cassette sub-family G member 1 isoform X2 codes for MQTAISLKGSTTSQNSSLQYSSDINAISLEPDHSEDFQSVNGLKYLPSWPAVNLQFTELSYDVPDQANASKSKTILRGVNGTFHSHELTAIMGPSGSGKTTLLNLLAGFRAVSNSGEILVNNSPRDLRVFRKMSRYIMQVRMDF; via the exons ATGCAAACTGCCATCAGCTTGAAAGGCAGCACCACCTCCCAGAACAGCTCCCTTCAGTACAGCAGCGACATAAACGCCATTAGCCTCGAGCCCGATCACTCGGAGGACTTTCAATCTGTCAACGGACTCAAGTATTTGCCATCCTGGCCAGCGGTAAACTTGCAGTTTACGGAACTCAGCTATGACGTCCCCGACCAGGCGAATG CTTCAAAGTCAAAGACGATTCTGCGGGGAGTCAACGGAACGTTCCACTCCCATGAGCTCACTGCGATAATGGGACCTTCGGGTTCTGGTAAAACCACACTGCTGAACCTGTTGGCCGGATTCCG CGCTGTCAGCAATTCCGGTGAGATTCTGGTCAACAACAGTCCCCGGGATTTGCGAGTCTTTCGTAAAATGTCCCGATACATAATGCAGGTACGAATGGATTTCTGA
- the LOC108062356 gene encoding ATP-binding cassette sub-family G member 1, whose product MTKNDNANLLNDNRLGTAGAGQLKAQIVPAQPKTLQHLPKRPAVDLAFHNLTYRVKEGNRSNAKTILKGVSGRLRSGELTAIMGPSGAGKSTLLNILSGYKTQSIEGSVTMNGAERNLSAFRKLSAYIMQDNQLHGNLTVQEAMTVATNLKLSKKFTKPEKHSMIDDILLTLSLSEHRYTMTRNLSGGQKKRLSIALELVSNPPIMFFDEPTSGLDSSTCFQCIHLLKMLAAGGRTVICTIHQPSARLFEMFDQLYTLADGQCVYQGSTKQLVPFLSTLNLECPSYHNPASYVIEVSCGEHGDHTRKLVDAIDNGKRDIRSAADYAGLKARNDLVKVQNLKAILDKNDASNVSGSKYEDNLTLNNGLLNGMVNDIVKEGNASSALVTTNEKGDAMIDVEKSVNCTTALLTEEITSPERYPTSQFHQFWVVLKRTLLFSYRDWTLMYLRLFAHLLVGFLIGALYYDIGNDGAKVLSNLGFLFFNMLFLMYTSMTITILSFPLEMPVLLKENFNRWYSLKSYYLAISVADLPFQAIFCVIYVSIVYYFTSQPWELFRFSMFLSACLLISFVAQSVGLVVGAAMNVQNGVFLAPVMSVPFLLFSGFFVSFDAIPVYLRWITYLSYIRYGFEGTALATYGYGREKLRCFQVYCHFKAPTTTLEELDMVNANFTLDIVALIVIFVVLRISAYLFLRWKLKTVR is encoded by the exons ATGACTAAAAACGATAATGCGAATCTGTTGAACGACAACAGGCTGGGCACCGCCGGAGCGGGCCAGCTGAAGGCCCAGATAGTGCCCGCCCAGCCGAAGACCCTGCAGCACCTGCCCAAGCGGCCGGCGGTGGATCTGGCCTTCCACAACCTGACGTACCGCGTCAAGGAAGGAAACCGGAGCA ATGCCAAGACCATTCTGAAGGGCGTCAGTGGGCGCCTCCGGTCGGGAGAGCTCACCGCCATCATGGGACCGTCGGGCGCTGGCAAGAGTACGCTGCTCAACATTTTGTCCGGCTACAA AACCCAGAGCATCGAGGGCAGCGTCACCATGAACGGCGCCGAGCGCAACCTGAGTGCTTTCCGCAAGCTGTCTGCCTACATCATGCAGGACAATCAGCTGCACGGAAATCTCACCGTCCAGGAAGCAATGACGGTGGCGACCAATCTGAAGCTCAGCAAGAAGTTTACGAAGCCCGAGAAGCATTCGATG ATCGATGACATCTTGCTGACTCTCAGCCTGAGCGAGCACCGCTACACGATGACTCGCAATCTGTCTGGCGGCCAGAAGAAGCGCCTCTCGATCGCCCTGGAGCTGGTTAGCAATCCGCCCATAATGTTCTTTGACGAGCCCACCTCCGGCCTGGACAGCTCGACCTGCTTCCAGTGCATCCATCTGCTGAAGATGCTGGCCGCCGGCGGACGCACCGTCATCTGCACCATCCATCAGCCCTCGGCTCGCCTCTTCGAGATGTTCGACCAGCTGTACACGCTTGCCGATGGTCAGTGCGTCTACCAGGGCAGCACCAAGCAGCTGGTGCCCTTCCTGTCCACGCTGAACCTGGAGTGCCCCAGCTACCACAACCCGGCCAGCTACGTGATTGAGGTCTCCTGCGGGGAGCACGGCGATCACACGCGCAAACTGGTCGACGCCATTGACAATGGCAAGCGGGACATTCGCTCGGCGGCCGACTACGCCGGACTGAAGGCTCGGAACGACCTGGTGAAGGTGCAGAACCTGAAGGCCATTCTGGACAAGAACGACGCCTCGAACGTTAGCGGCAGCAAGTACGAGGACAACCTGACCCTAAACAACGGCTTGCTCAACGGCATGGTTAACGATATTGTGAAGGAGGGCAATGCCAGTTCCGCCCTGGTAACCACCAACGAGAAGGGGGATGCCATGATCGACGTGGAGAAGTCCGTCAACTGCACCACGGCCCTGCTCACGGAGGAGATCACATCGCCGGAGCGCTATCCGACCTCGCAGTTCCACCAGTTCTGGGTGGTCCTCAAGAGAACTCTACTCTTCAGCTACCGCGATTGG ACTCTTATGTATCTCCGATTATTCGCCCATTTATTGGTTGGATTCCTGATCGGTGCCCTGTACTACGACATCGGCAATGATGGAGCTAAAGTTCTGAGCAACCTGGGATTCCTTTTCTTCAACATGCTTTTCCTTATGTACACGTCGATGACCATTACGATCCTATCAT TCCCGCTGGAAATGCCCGTTTTGTTAAAGGAAAACTTTAATCGCTGGTATTCGTTAAAGTCCTACTATTTGGCTATATCAGTGGCGGATTTACCGTTTCAA GCCATTTTCTGCGTTATCTACGTGTCGATCGTCTATTACTTCACTTCACAACCTTGGGAGCTATTCCGCTTCTCCATGTTCTTATCGGCCTGCCTGCTCATCTCGTTTGTGGCTCAGTCCGTGGGTCTGGTGGTTGGAGCTGCCATGAATGTGCAGAACGGTGTTTTCCTGGCCCCCGTCATGTCCGTGCCCTTCCTGCTGTTCTCCGGCTTCTTCGTCTCCTTCGACGCTATACCAGTGTACTTACGGTGGATCACATACTTGTCGTACATCCGATACGGATTTGAGGGCACTGCTCTGGCGACCTACGGGTACGGACGCGAGAAGCTGAGGTGCTTCCAGGTGTACTGCCACTTCAAGGCGCCCACTACGACGCTGGAGGAACTGGACATGGTGAACGCCAACTTCACCCTCGACATTGTGGCCTTAATTGTGATCTTCGTGGTGCTGCGCATCTCGGCGTACCTGTTCTTGCGCTGGAAGCTGAAGACTGTGCGCTAG
- the LOC108062454 gene encoding ATP-binding cassette subfamily G member 4 isoform X1, which yields MQTAISLKGSTTSQNSSLQYSSDINAISLEPDHSEDFQSVNGLKYLPSWPAVNLQFTELSYDVPDQANASKSKTILRGVNGTFHSHELTAIMGPSGSGKTTLLNLLAGFRAVSNSGEILVNNSPRDLRVFRKMSRYIMQTDVLDPQFSVHEMMLLAANLKLGNELNTKQKLELIDEILGMLRLKGSRNTMAPKLSGGERKRLCIALELVNNPPVIFLDEPTTGLDDLSSSQCIALLKMLAAGGRTVICSIHTPSAKIFEMLDAVYVLAEGQCIYQGRGSNIVPYMEHLGLRCPITYNPADFIIEVACLEYGDSYHGPMVEAVGNGKVTRWTPPSEDGKLTPTKTDTTSGASSFYEMDQFEEEISPKLLQAKCNWWMQYKILLVRMLIQMWRDKSYIKLKFYMNIVLALLVGSLYFGMGTSASKALFNFGFMFTIVIAYLYLPMMPVLLYFPTEINLLKREYNNQWYRLSSYYAAMVSSKLPSMFILAVIYLSIVYLMSSQPLEWFRFAMLFTIAFVTALTSDSFGLLISSRLSLVNAMFMGPVLAVPLILLSIYGIGYGGGTYISPLMRFLMHLSYLRHGMEGLVASLYDYGRADTICEDTEIFCSFKKSKVLLAFLGFENMHYMWSLTCLIGFYLLFTVAAYIMIRQRLKKSAVNPILAYVLQLLTKYFNFTSYNY from the exons ATGCAAACTGCCATCAGCTTGAAAGGCAGCACCACCTCCCAGAACAGCTCCCTTCAGTACAGCAGCGACATAAACGCCATTAGCCTCGAGCCCGATCACTCGGAGGACTTTCAATCTGTCAACGGACTCAAGTATTTGCCATCCTGGCCAGCGGTAAACTTGCAGTTTACGGAACTCAGCTATGACGTCCCCGACCAGGCGAATG CTTCAAAGTCAAAGACGATTCTGCGGGGAGTCAACGGAACGTTCCACTCCCATGAGCTCACTGCGATAATGGGACCTTCGGGTTCTGGTAAAACCACACTGCTGAACCTGTTGGCCGGATTCCG CGCTGTCAGCAATTCCGGTGAGATTCTGGTCAACAACAGTCCCCGGGATTTGCGAGTCTTTCGTAAAATGTCCCGATACATAATGCAG ACAGATGTCCTGGATCCGCAGTTTTCGGTGCACGAAATGATGCTTTTGGCGGCAAACCTAAAGTTGGGAAACGAACTCAATACTAAGCAAAAATTAGAGCTG ATTGACGAAATTTTGGGAATGCTGCGCCTGAAAGGATCCCGGAACACTATGGCCCCAAAGCTTTCGGGTGGTGAGCGAAAGCGTTTATGCATTGCCCTCGAACTGGTCAACAACCCGCCTGTGATCTTTCTAGACGAACCTACGAC CGGCCTGGATGACTTGTCGAGCTCTCAGTGCATTGCCCTGCTCAAAATGTTGGCCGCCGGGGGACGCACTGTGATCTGCTCTATCCACACACCATCCGCCAAGATCTTCGAGATGCTCGACGCAGTCTATGTCCTCGCCGAGGGACAATGCATCTATCAAGGAAGAGGGTCCAATATTGTTCCCTACATGGAGCACCTTGGGCTGCGATGTCCAATAACATACAACCCGGCAGACTTCATCATCGAAGTGGCATGCCTCGAGTACGGGGACTCCTATCACGGGCCGATGGTGGAGGCCGTGGGCAATGGCAAGGTTACACGATGGACTCCGCCATCAGAAGACGGAAAACTGACACCCACCAAAACCGACACCACATCGGGAGCATCGTCGTTTTACGAAATGGATCAGTTTGAGGAGGAGATCAGTCCAAAGCTTTTGCAAGCCAAGTGTAACTGGTGGATGCAGTACAAGATACTTCTAGTGCGGATGCTAATCCAAATGTGGAGGGACAAG TCGTACATCAAGCTGAAGTTCTACATGAATATCGTACTGGCGTTACTGGTGGGGTCACTCTACTTTGGAATGGGCACTTCGGCCTCGAAAGCgcttttcaatttcggtttCATGTTTACTATTGTGATAGCATATTTGTACCTGCCTATGATGCCTGTGCTGCTCTACT TTCCCACGGAAATAAATCTGTTGAAGAGGGAGTACAACAACCAGTGGTACCGCCTTAGCTCCTATTACGCTGCAATGGTGTCCTCCAAGCTGCCATCCATGTTCATTCTAGCCGTTATTTACCTGTCCATTGTATACTTAATGTCCAGCCAGCCTCTGGAATGGTTCCGCTTTGCCATGCTGTTTACAATAGCTTTCGTTACCGCCCTAACTTCGGACAGTTTTGGCTTACTGATCTCCAGTAGATTAAGCTTGGTG AATGCCATGTTCATGGGGCCAGTGCTCGCCGTGCCTCTGATCCTGCTTTCTATATACGGGATTGGGTACGGCGGAGGGACCTACATATCGCCACTTATGAGGTTTCTGATGCATCTCAGCTACCTTCGCCATGGTATGGAAGGCCTAGTCGCCTCTCTGTACGACTACGGACGCGCAGACACAATTTGCGAGGACACGGAAATTTTTTGTTCCTTTAAAAAGTCCAAGGTTCTCCTAGCCTTTCTTGGCTTTGAGAACATGCACTATATGTGGTCTCTCACCTGCTTGATTGGCTTCTATTTGCTTTTCACTGTCGCTGCCTACATTATGATTAGACAGCGGCTCAAAAAATCGGCGGTTAACCCGATTCTCGCATACGTCCTACAGCTGTtgactaaatattttaactttaCTTCGTATAATTATTAG